From a single Bos indicus isolate NIAB-ARS_2022 breed Sahiwal x Tharparkar chromosome 11, NIAB-ARS_B.indTharparkar_mat_pri_1.0, whole genome shotgun sequence genomic region:
- the ZBTB34 gene encoding zinc finger and BTB domain-containing protein 34 isoform X2 — MENLMEESDSRLRFMSVEMDSSSFIQFDVPEYSSTVLSQLNELRLQGKLCDIIVHIQGQPFRAHKAVLAASSPYFRDHSALSTMSGLSISVIKNPNVFEQLLSFCYTGRMSLQLKDVVSFLTAASFLQMQCVIDKCTQILESIHSKISVGDVDSVTVGAEETPESRNGVKDSSFFANPVEISPPYCSQVRQPTTSSDLRMETTPSKALRSSRLQEEGHSDRGSSGSVSEYEIQIEGDHEQGDLLGRESQITEVKVKMEKSDRPSCSDSSSLGDDGYHTEMVDGEQVVAVNVGSYGSVLQHAYSYCQAASQPAGGVSEAFGSLSNSSPSRSMLSCFRGGRARQKRALSVHLHSDLQGLVQGSDSEAVVSNPGFESSPRERSARGHWYPYNERLICIYCGKSFNQKGSLDRHMRLHMGITPFVCKFCGKKYTRKDQLEYHIRGHTDDKPFRCEICGKCFPFQGTLNQHLRKNHPGVAEVRSRMESPERTDVYAEQKLENDASASEMALDSRMEIHTVSDAPD, encoded by the exons ATGGAAAACCTCATGGAGGAAAGCGATTCAAG ATTACGCTTCATGTCAGTAGAAATGGACAGCAGCAGTTTTATTCAGTTTGATGTGCCCGAGTACAGCAGCACCGTCCTGAGCCAGCTAAACGAACTCCGCCTGCAAGGAAAACTATGTGACATCATTGTCCACATTCAGGGTCAGCCATTCCGAGCCCACAAAGCCGTCCTCGCGGCCAGCTCCCCCTACTTCCGGGACCATTCAGCACTAAGTACCATGAGTGGCTTGTCAATATCAGTGATTAAAAACCCCAATGTGTTTGAACAGTTGCTTTCATTTTGTTACACTGGAAGAATGTCCTTGCAGCTGAAGGATGTTGTCAGTTTTCTGACGGCAGCTAGCTTTCTTCAGATGCAGTGTGTCATTGACAAGTGCACGCAGATCCTAGAGAGCATCCATTCAAAAATCAGTGTGGGAGATGTGGACTCCGTGACCGTCGGTGCAGAAGAGACCCCGGAGAGCCGCAACGGAGTGAAAGACAGCAGCTTCTTTGCCAACCCGGTGGAGATCTCCCCGCCATACTGCTCTCAGGTACGGCAGCCCACCACAAGCAGCGATCTTCGGATGGAGACCACACCCAGCAAAGCTCTGCGCAGCAGCCGTTTACAGGAGGAAGGGCACTCGGACCGAGGGAGCAGTGGGAGCGTCTCCGAGTACGAGATCCAAATCGAGGGGGACCATGAGCAAGGGGACCTGCTAGGGAGGGAGAGCCAGATCACCGAGGTGAAAGTGAAGATGGAGAAGTCCGACCGGCCCAGCTGTTCCGACAGCTCGTCCCTGGGAGACGACGGGTACCACACCGAGATGGTTGATGGGGAACAAGTCGTGGCCGTGAACGTGGGTTCCTATGGTTCTGTGCTCCAGCACGCCTATTCTTACTGCCAGGCAGCCTCACAGCCGGCCGGTGGTGTATCTGAGGCGTTCGGAAGTCTGAGTAACTCCAGCCCCTCCAGATCCATGCTGAGCTGTTTCCGAGGAGGACGGGCCCGCCAGAAGCGGGCCCTGTCCGTCCACCTGCACAGTGATCTGCAGGGCCTGGTGCAGGGTTCCGACAGCGAGGCCGTGGTGAGTAACCCAGGCTTCGAGAGTAGCCCACGGGAGAGGAGCGCGCGAGGTCACTGGTACCCGTACAACGAGAGGTTGATCTGCATCTACTGCGGCAAGTCCTTCAACCAGAAGGGAAGTCTTGACAGGCACATGCGACTCCACATGGGAATCACGCCCTTTGTATGCAAGTTCTGCGGGAAGAAGTACACGCGGAAGGACCAGTTGGAGTACCACATCCGGGGCCATACCGATGACAAGCCGTTCCGCTGTGAGATCTGCGGGAAGTGCTTCCCTTTCCAAGGCACCCTCAACCAGCACCTGCGGAAAAACCACCCCGGCGTGGCAGAAGTCCGCAGTCGCATGGAGTCCCCCGAGAGAACAGACGTGTATGCGGAACAAAAACTAGAAAACGATGCCTCGGCCTCAGAGATGGCCCTGGATTCCCGGATGGAAATTCACACGGTGTCCGATGCTCCTGAttaa
- the ZBTB34 gene encoding zinc finger and BTB domain-containing protein 34 isoform X1, with translation MTVVVFFVHLCLYGLYLSEESLVNYETLSFLRLRFMSVEMDSSSFIQFDVPEYSSTVLSQLNELRLQGKLCDIIVHIQGQPFRAHKAVLAASSPYFRDHSALSTMSGLSISVIKNPNVFEQLLSFCYTGRMSLQLKDVVSFLTAASFLQMQCVIDKCTQILESIHSKISVGDVDSVTVGAEETPESRNGVKDSSFFANPVEISPPYCSQVRQPTTSSDLRMETTPSKALRSSRLQEEGHSDRGSSGSVSEYEIQIEGDHEQGDLLGRESQITEVKVKMEKSDRPSCSDSSSLGDDGYHTEMVDGEQVVAVNVGSYGSVLQHAYSYCQAASQPAGGVSEAFGSLSNSSPSRSMLSCFRGGRARQKRALSVHLHSDLQGLVQGSDSEAVVSNPGFESSPRERSARGHWYPYNERLICIYCGKSFNQKGSLDRHMRLHMGITPFVCKFCGKKYTRKDQLEYHIRGHTDDKPFRCEICGKCFPFQGTLNQHLRKNHPGVAEVRSRMESPERTDVYAEQKLENDASASEMALDSRMEIHTVSDAPD, from the coding sequence ATGACGGTGGtggtcttttttgtacatttgtgTTTATACGGCTTGTACTTAAGTGAGGAGTCACTGGTGAATTATGAAACTCTCTCTTTCCTCAGATTACGCTTCATGTCAGTAGAAATGGACAGCAGCAGTTTTATTCAGTTTGATGTGCCCGAGTACAGCAGCACCGTCCTGAGCCAGCTAAACGAACTCCGCCTGCAAGGAAAACTATGTGACATCATTGTCCACATTCAGGGTCAGCCATTCCGAGCCCACAAAGCCGTCCTCGCGGCCAGCTCCCCCTACTTCCGGGACCATTCAGCACTAAGTACCATGAGTGGCTTGTCAATATCAGTGATTAAAAACCCCAATGTGTTTGAACAGTTGCTTTCATTTTGTTACACTGGAAGAATGTCCTTGCAGCTGAAGGATGTTGTCAGTTTTCTGACGGCAGCTAGCTTTCTTCAGATGCAGTGTGTCATTGACAAGTGCACGCAGATCCTAGAGAGCATCCATTCAAAAATCAGTGTGGGAGATGTGGACTCCGTGACCGTCGGTGCAGAAGAGACCCCGGAGAGCCGCAACGGAGTGAAAGACAGCAGCTTCTTTGCCAACCCGGTGGAGATCTCCCCGCCATACTGCTCTCAGGTACGGCAGCCCACCACAAGCAGCGATCTTCGGATGGAGACCACACCCAGCAAAGCTCTGCGCAGCAGCCGTTTACAGGAGGAAGGGCACTCGGACCGAGGGAGCAGTGGGAGCGTCTCCGAGTACGAGATCCAAATCGAGGGGGACCATGAGCAAGGGGACCTGCTAGGGAGGGAGAGCCAGATCACCGAGGTGAAAGTGAAGATGGAGAAGTCCGACCGGCCCAGCTGTTCCGACAGCTCGTCCCTGGGAGACGACGGGTACCACACCGAGATGGTTGATGGGGAACAAGTCGTGGCCGTGAACGTGGGTTCCTATGGTTCTGTGCTCCAGCACGCCTATTCTTACTGCCAGGCAGCCTCACAGCCGGCCGGTGGTGTATCTGAGGCGTTCGGAAGTCTGAGTAACTCCAGCCCCTCCAGATCCATGCTGAGCTGTTTCCGAGGAGGACGGGCCCGCCAGAAGCGGGCCCTGTCCGTCCACCTGCACAGTGATCTGCAGGGCCTGGTGCAGGGTTCCGACAGCGAGGCCGTGGTGAGTAACCCAGGCTTCGAGAGTAGCCCACGGGAGAGGAGCGCGCGAGGTCACTGGTACCCGTACAACGAGAGGTTGATCTGCATCTACTGCGGCAAGTCCTTCAACCAGAAGGGAAGTCTTGACAGGCACATGCGACTCCACATGGGAATCACGCCCTTTGTATGCAAGTTCTGCGGGAAGAAGTACACGCGGAAGGACCAGTTGGAGTACCACATCCGGGGCCATACCGATGACAAGCCGTTCCGCTGTGAGATCTGCGGGAAGTGCTTCCCTTTCCAAGGCACCCTCAACCAGCACCTGCGGAAAAACCACCCCGGCGTGGCAGAAGTCCGCAGTCGCATGGAGTCCCCCGAGAGAACAGACGTGTATGCGGAACAAAAACTAGAAAACGATGCCTCGGCCTCAGAGATGGCCCTGGATTCCCGGATGGAAATTCACACGGTGTCCGATGCTCCTGAttaa
- the ZBTB34 gene encoding zinc finger and BTB domain-containing protein 34 isoform X3 → MSVEMDSSSFIQFDVPEYSSTVLSQLNELRLQGKLCDIIVHIQGQPFRAHKAVLAASSPYFRDHSALSTMSGLSISVIKNPNVFEQLLSFCYTGRMSLQLKDVVSFLTAASFLQMQCVIDKCTQILESIHSKISVGDVDSVTVGAEETPESRNGVKDSSFFANPVEISPPYCSQVRQPTTSSDLRMETTPSKALRSSRLQEEGHSDRGSSGSVSEYEIQIEGDHEQGDLLGRESQITEVKVKMEKSDRPSCSDSSSLGDDGYHTEMVDGEQVVAVNVGSYGSVLQHAYSYCQAASQPAGGVSEAFGSLSNSSPSRSMLSCFRGGRARQKRALSVHLHSDLQGLVQGSDSEAVVSNPGFESSPRERSARGHWYPYNERLICIYCGKSFNQKGSLDRHMRLHMGITPFVCKFCGKKYTRKDQLEYHIRGHTDDKPFRCEICGKCFPFQGTLNQHLRKNHPGVAEVRSRMESPERTDVYAEQKLENDASASEMALDSRMEIHTVSDAPD, encoded by the coding sequence ATGTCAGTAGAAATGGACAGCAGCAGTTTTATTCAGTTTGATGTGCCCGAGTACAGCAGCACCGTCCTGAGCCAGCTAAACGAACTCCGCCTGCAAGGAAAACTATGTGACATCATTGTCCACATTCAGGGTCAGCCATTCCGAGCCCACAAAGCCGTCCTCGCGGCCAGCTCCCCCTACTTCCGGGACCATTCAGCACTAAGTACCATGAGTGGCTTGTCAATATCAGTGATTAAAAACCCCAATGTGTTTGAACAGTTGCTTTCATTTTGTTACACTGGAAGAATGTCCTTGCAGCTGAAGGATGTTGTCAGTTTTCTGACGGCAGCTAGCTTTCTTCAGATGCAGTGTGTCATTGACAAGTGCACGCAGATCCTAGAGAGCATCCATTCAAAAATCAGTGTGGGAGATGTGGACTCCGTGACCGTCGGTGCAGAAGAGACCCCGGAGAGCCGCAACGGAGTGAAAGACAGCAGCTTCTTTGCCAACCCGGTGGAGATCTCCCCGCCATACTGCTCTCAGGTACGGCAGCCCACCACAAGCAGCGATCTTCGGATGGAGACCACACCCAGCAAAGCTCTGCGCAGCAGCCGTTTACAGGAGGAAGGGCACTCGGACCGAGGGAGCAGTGGGAGCGTCTCCGAGTACGAGATCCAAATCGAGGGGGACCATGAGCAAGGGGACCTGCTAGGGAGGGAGAGCCAGATCACCGAGGTGAAAGTGAAGATGGAGAAGTCCGACCGGCCCAGCTGTTCCGACAGCTCGTCCCTGGGAGACGACGGGTACCACACCGAGATGGTTGATGGGGAACAAGTCGTGGCCGTGAACGTGGGTTCCTATGGTTCTGTGCTCCAGCACGCCTATTCTTACTGCCAGGCAGCCTCACAGCCGGCCGGTGGTGTATCTGAGGCGTTCGGAAGTCTGAGTAACTCCAGCCCCTCCAGATCCATGCTGAGCTGTTTCCGAGGAGGACGGGCCCGCCAGAAGCGGGCCCTGTCCGTCCACCTGCACAGTGATCTGCAGGGCCTGGTGCAGGGTTCCGACAGCGAGGCCGTGGTGAGTAACCCAGGCTTCGAGAGTAGCCCACGGGAGAGGAGCGCGCGAGGTCACTGGTACCCGTACAACGAGAGGTTGATCTGCATCTACTGCGGCAAGTCCTTCAACCAGAAGGGAAGTCTTGACAGGCACATGCGACTCCACATGGGAATCACGCCCTTTGTATGCAAGTTCTGCGGGAAGAAGTACACGCGGAAGGACCAGTTGGAGTACCACATCCGGGGCCATACCGATGACAAGCCGTTCCGCTGTGAGATCTGCGGGAAGTGCTTCCCTTTCCAAGGCACCCTCAACCAGCACCTGCGGAAAAACCACCCCGGCGTGGCAGAAGTCCGCAGTCGCATGGAGTCCCCCGAGAGAACAGACGTGTATGCGGAACAAAAACTAGAAAACGATGCCTCGGCCTCAGAGATGGCCCTGGATTCCCGGATGGAAATTCACACGGTGTCCGATGCTCCTGAttaa